In Musa acuminata AAA Group cultivar baxijiao chromosome BXJ3-9, Cavendish_Baxijiao_AAA, whole genome shotgun sequence, a single genomic region encodes these proteins:
- the LOC135650268 gene encoding uclacyanin 1-like, producing the protein MAATRAVAAIVTVAALLHVAIATRYTVGGPNGGWNTITDLQAWASTKRFAPGDSLIFTYTSSHDVLEVTKAAYDACSATTPMESHTGGNTAIKLSAPGKRYFICGVPGHCAAGMKLDVDVISTAVGAPPPKHHYPPAAPKSTSHSPSEPPMVAPSRAPSASFPPMSHAPGVAPSMTSAARGCMQCANLAVGLAMGVLLILAA; encoded by the exons ATGGCGGCAACACGAGCAGTTGCAGCAATCGTAACAGTAGCAGCTCTCCTTCATGTAGCCATCGCCACAAGGTACACAGTCGGAGGGCCGAATGGAGGATGGAATACAATCACGGACTTGCAGGCATGGGCATCAACCAAGAGATTTGCTCCTGGAGACAGCCTAA TTTTCACGTATACATCATCCCATGACGTGCTGGAGGTGACAAAGGCAGCCTACGACGCATGCTCTGCAACCACTCCAATGGAGTCCCACACCGGCGGCAACACTGCGATCAAGCTTTCGGCCCCTGGCAAGAGATACTTCATTTGCGGGGTGCCGGGCCACTGTGCAGCGGGGATGAAGCTCGATGTTGACGTCATCTCCACGGCCGTGGGAGCTCCACCGCCGAAACACCACTATCCTCCTGCAGCGCCCAAGTCAACATCTCACTCGCCTTCGGAGCCTCCCATGGTTGCACCATCGAGAGCCCCTTCGGCTTCATTCCCACCGATGAGTCACGCGCCCGGCGTTGCGCCTTCCATGACATCTGCAGCTCGCGGTTGTATGCAGTGCGCGAATCTTGCCGTGGGTCTGGCAATGGGAGTTCTGTTGATTTTGGCTGCGTGA